Proteins from one Peromyscus eremicus chromosome 8a, PerEre_H2_v1, whole genome shotgun sequence genomic window:
- the Krt17 gene encoding LOW QUALITY PROTEIN: keratin, type I cytoskeletal 17 (The sequence of the model RefSeq protein was modified relative to this genomic sequence to represent the inferred CDS: substituted 3 bases at 3 genomic stop codons), whose product MTTTIRQFTSSSSIKGSSGLGGGSSRTSCRLSGSLGAGSCRLGSASGLGSALGSNSYASCYSFGTGSGYGGSFGGVDGLLAGGEKATMQNLNDRLASYLDKVRALEEANTELEVKIRDWYQKQAPGPARDYSSYYHTIEDLKNKILVATVDNASILLQIDNARLAADDFRTKFETEQALRMSVEADINGLRRVLDELTLARADLEMQIENLKEELAYLKKNHEEEMNALRGQVGGEINVEMDAAPGVDLSRILSEMRDQYEKMAEKNRKDAEDWFFSKTEELNREVATNSELVQSGKSEISELRRTMQALEIELQSQLSMKASLEGSLAETENRYCVQLSQIQGLISSVEEQLAQLRCEMEQQNQEYKILLDVKTRLEQEIATYRRLLEGEDAQXVEAEGLGPXGXGRDSQTSSNLSIVRTIVEEVQDGKVISSREQVHQTTR is encoded by the exons atgaccaccaccatcCGCCAGTTCACCTCCTCCAGCTCCATCAAGGGCTCCTCTGGCCTCGGGGGCGGTTCATCCCGCACCTCCTGCCGACTGTCTGGCAGCCTGGGTGCCGGCTCCTGCAGGCTGGGGTCCGCTAGTGGCCTGGGCAGTGCCCTCGGGAGCAATAGCTACGCCAGCTGCTACAGCTTTGGCACTGGCAGTGGCTATGGAGGCAGCTTCGGGGGTGTGGATGGGCTGCTGGCCGGAGGCGAGAAGGCCACCATGCAGAACCTCAACGACCGCCTGGCCTCCTACCTGGACAAGGTGCGCGCCCTGGAGGAGGCCAACACGGAGCTGGAGGTGAAGATCCGAGACTGGTACCAGAAGCAGGCCCCCGGGCCGGCCCGTGACTACAGCTCCTACTACCACACCATCGAGGATCTGAAGAACAAG ATCCTTGTGGCCACTGTGGATAATGCCAGCATCCTGCTTCAGATTGACAATGCCCGTCTGGCAGCTGATGACTTCCGCACCAA GTTTGAGACGGAGCAGGCCCTGCGCATGAGCGTGGAGGCTGACATCAATGGCCTGCGCCGGGTGCTGGATGAGCTGACCCTGGCCAGAGCAGACTTGGAGATGCAGATCGAGAATCTCAAGGAGGAGCTGGCCTACCTGAAGAAGAACCATGAGGAG GAGATGAACGCTCTGAGAGGCCAGGTGGGCGGTGAAATCAATGTGGAGATGGACGCAGCTCCTGGTGTGGACCTGAGCCGCATCCTATCAGAGATGCGTGATCAGTACGAGAAGATGGCGGAGAAGAACCGCAAAGATGCGGAAGACTGGTTCTTCAGCAAG ACCGAGGAGCTGAACCGCGAGGTGGCCACCAACAGCGAGCTGGTGCAGAGCGGCAAGAGCGAGATCTCTGAGCTCCGACGCACCATGCAGGCCCTGGAGATCGAGCTGCAGTCCCAGCTCAGCATG AAAGCATCCCTGGAGGGCAGCCTGGCCGAGACAGAGAACCGCTACTGCGTGCAGCTGTCTCAGATCCAGGGGCTGATCAGCAGCGTGGAGGAGCAGCTGGCTCAGCTGCGCTGTGAGATGGAGCAGCAGAACCAGGAGTACAAGATCCTGCTGGACGTGAAGACCCGGCTGGAGCAGGAGATCGCCACTTACCGTCGCCTGCTGGAGGGAGAGGATGCCCAGTGAGTAGAGGCCGAGGGGTTAGGGCCTTAGGGATGAGGAAGGGACTCTCAGACTTCATCTAATCtctccatt GTGCGCACCATTGTGGAAGAGGTCCAGGATGGCAAGGTCATCTCATCCCGGGAGCAGGTCCACCAGACCACCCgctaa